Part of the Limihaloglobus sulfuriphilus genome is shown below.
TCACTGTGATTTTCGATTCTTTTTTGCTCAGAAATTTTCCCGTACGCAAAAACACCGGTACACCAGCCCAGCGGCTGTTAAGGATTTCCAGATTAAGGGCGGCAAATGTGTCGGTTTTCGAGTCTTGAGGAATGTCTTTTTCCTGTTTGTAGCCGCGGTACTGGCCAAGCAGGGCATCACGTACCACCATGTCCTTTATGACCTGGGCCTTTCTGTCCCGCAAGCCTTTGCCTGTAATTGAATCCGGTATTTCCATTGTCAGCAGCGCCAGAAGCTGAATCATGTGATTTTGCACCATGTCCCGCACCGCACCGTAAGTATCGTAGTAGGCTCCTCTTTCAGAAATACCAATGTTCTCATCAAGTTTTATCTGTATGCTTTCGATGTGGGCATTGTTCCAAATCGGCTCAAAAATCCTGTTTGTAAACCGCAGTACGGATATCGTCCCAACGATTTCTTTGCCCAGATAGTGGTCTATCCTGTAGGTCTGTTCTTCTGTGAATGTCTCGCTGATTACATCGTTTAGTTTTTTTGAAGATTTTTCGTCCCTGCCGAAAGGTTTCTCAAAGACCACCTTTGTTTTGCAGTTTTTCTGCTGGGCGATTTCGGTTTTAATCAGATTGCCGGAGATGACATCGAAATGGTTTGAGCCGGTTGCAAGGTAAAAAATTCTATCATAGACAGCCGTTTTGTCCAGCTTGTCGATGGCGTTCTTAAGTTGTGCAAACTCCTGTTCATGGGTAAAATTCGCTGAAAAGTAAGTTGTGTTTTCTTTGAGCCGTTTTATAAGTCCCGGGTCAGGCTCCGGATCCAGTTTCTCTATAAACTCTAAAGCGGTGTCAACCATCTTTTCGCCGCTGTAAGGGCGTCTGGATATGCCGAATACGTGGAATTTTTCAAGTTTGCCGTGTTTGAGCAGGTTGTATATAGCAGGAATAAGTTTGCGTTTTGAGAGGTCGCCGGTTGCGCCGAATATGATAAAGATAAAACCTTTTGTGTTCATTTTAGAAATCCTATTCTATTTTATGCTTAATAAATGATTTAGAGATTATTGTAACAGTATTCATTGCTCTGTTCAAGCATTTAGGCTGATATTTTGGCTATAAAAAGAAGCCGAAACAAAGCGATGCAATTTGAAAAGTTGTTTATCATTTTGTTAAATCGAGTATAATCGCTTTTTTAGTTTTAGATCTGATAGGTAAAAATGTCATTATATTTTCAAAGCATATTAAGCAGCAGTTCAGGTAACTGTCTTGCATTGTGGTCAGAGACAACGCGGCTTCTAATAGACTGTGGATTCAGTTCCATGAAAAAGACCCGTGAGGCCATAACAGGAGTTTATGGTGACCCTTATAATGCTCACGCGGTACTCGTAACTCACATGCACGGCGACCATATTTCCTATTATCCTCTTAGGGCTCTTGAGAATTGCGGCATTCCGGTTCATGTTCACAGCGACTGCATTGAGCAGTTAAAAACAAGGCATTTCAGGGAATACGGATTTGCTAATCTTGTGATATCCCCTTTTGAGTTTAAGAGTTTTGAGGTGGGAGATTTCCAAGTAACTCCGTTTGAGGTAGCTCACAATCCCGCTTTCCGTACCTGCGGTTTTATAATCCGCCATGGCGATAAAAAAATAGTTGTAGCTACGGATTTCAATGAATGGCAGAGTATTTTCGGGCACTTTATCGATGCGGATTTTATCTTTGTCGAATCCAATCATGATTTAGAGCTCTTGCGTAAATACTATAACCCCAACAGCATATACCATCTGCCTAACCCCTCTGCCGCGGAATTTCTGTTAAATCTGAGCATACATAACAAGAAGCAGCCCGATAAAATCATGTTCGGCCACCTCAGCTCCCAGCGTAACCGCTGCGACATTGCTTTGCGGGAGACCTGTATGACTTTTGATTCAGCCGGCAGGAAGATGGATTTCGAATTGGTGGCGGCACCGCTGAGGTTCCCAGGCGATGTTATCAGCATTTAAACCCGCTCATTAAATATAGAGCTGCACACCCTGCGTGCAGGGCAATCGCATCTAAAATATCATTTTTTAGGCTTTTCGGTTAGTTTTTTTCTTTCAAGGCGTGTTATCCGTATGATTTCGTCAGCATATTGTTGCACTAAGTCCATGAATTGGTTGTAACTATCTATGTCAGCCTGCAGTGCTTCAAGCTCATCCTTTGGGACATATCGCACAACATTGGCTCCATTTTTCCACGTTTGGTGGTTGAAATGCTGCCGGTTTTTCATCTGACATATTTTCCCTCGTTCCATTCGCTCTATTTTTGCGATTTTTTCTAATAATTTTATAGCTTTTTTGTCTTTTTCATTATAGTATAATATATAGTATTCTATATCTTTGCAACGTTAAAACGAGGAAAATTATGAAAAAAGAACAAAACCAACGCAGATTAATGGACTATTTTTCGACAATTGAAGACCCCAGAGTCGAGCGTACTCGCAAGCATGAGCTTAGTGATATTTTATCCATTGCAATTTGTGCAATAATTTGTGGCGCTGATGGATGGACACAGGTTGAAGAGTTCGCTCAGTGCAAAGAAGAGTGGTTTAAAAGTTTTCTTTCTTTGCCTAATGGCATTCCATCTCACGACACATTTGGACGAGTATTTTCTTCTCTCAAACCCGACTCATTTGAACAATGCTTCCTTGAATGGGTCAATGCCTTAGCCCAAAAGAGTGAAGGCAGGCTCATAGCCATTGACGGCAAGACTATGCGTAGAAGCGTTGATTATGCATCTGAAAAAGCGGCTGTTCACATGGTAAATGCCTGGTGCGACACCAACAAAATGGTCATTGGGCAGATTGCAACAGAAACCAAGAGCAATGAGATAACGGCTATACCTAAGCTCTTGGAGTTAATTGATTTAGATGGTGCAGTTGTAACAACTGATGCTATGGGCTGCCAAAAGGAAATTGCTAATGCTGTAATTGAAAATGATGGGGACTATATCTTGCAGCTAAAGGCAAATCAGACCGGCCTGCATAAAAATGCAGTTACCCTTTTTGATGAATGTATAGACGATAATGTCTATAATATTCAATATACTGTTGCAAGTGAAACTGATGGAGGCCACGGCAGGGTTGAAGAACGCACATTGCGGGCTGTTTCAAATGTAGGATTCCTTAACTCTGAAAAGAAAAACTGGGTCGGGCTCAAGAGCCTGATATGTGTGGAGGCAAAGAGGAGCATAGGAGATGAAACAAGCGTAGAGAAACGGTATTACATATCAAGCCTGACTTGCAAAAATCCGCCAAATTTACTCAAATATATCAGGGGCCACTGGGGGGTAGAGAACTCCTTGCACTGGTGTTTAGATATCAGCTTTGCCGACGATGAAAGGAGAATAAGAAAAGGTTATGGAGCAGAAAATTTTGCAAGGCTCTCACGAATAGCACTGAATCTGCTAAAACAGCAAACCAAGCACAAGGTCGGCATAAAGACCAGAAGGCTGTGCTGCGGCTGGAACGAGCAATACCTATATCGCGTGCTGACACAACAAAATAAAGGACTTTAGATGCGATTGCCCTGACCCTGCGTGCATAAAGTGTTCTTTTTGCTTTATTTTTTTGTTGACCGTATTATAATACCTCCCGATCTAAAAGTTGCGGGCCTTGTTCCCGAACGTAAATATTATTTGATAAACAGGATATAAAATTGGCTCTTCCATCTGTTGCAATCGTAGGCAGACCTAATGTAGGCAAAAGTTCACTGCTCAACGCACTGGCAGGTTCGATGATCAGCATTGTTGAACCAACCGCAGGTGTTACGCGGGACAGGATCAGTGTGCCTGTGCGTCACGGCGAGAGGTATCTGGAGCTTATCGATACCGGCGGATACGGCATTGTAGATAGTGACAAGCTCGAAGATCAGATTGAAATCCAGATTAACCAGGCCATTAACCATGCGGATTTGATCCTTTTTATCGTTGATATAAACGACGGGATAACCCCTCTTGATAAGACCATTGCCGGTTTGCTGAGAAAATCAGACTCGAATGTGATTCTCGTGGCGAACAAGGCAGACTCGGCACGGCTTTTCCCCAGGGCGGGCGAATTTACAAAGCTCGGCTTCGGTGACGCTTTGTGCATATCAGCTCTTAACCACCTTAATAAAAAAGATTTGATGGATCTGGTTTTCGATCGTCTTGAGGGACATGATTTTCAGAAACCAGAGGAGCCGGTTATGAAGATAGCACTTGTGGGCAAACGAAATGCCGGCAAGAGCAGCTTCATAAACGCGATTGTAGGCCAGCAAAGAGTTATTGTAAGTGAAGTAGCAGGAACCACACGAGATGCGGTTGATGTCCGCTTTGAGCGTGACGGTCAGTCGTTTGTGGCAATAGATACCGCCGGCCTTCGCAAGAAAAAAGTTTTAAGTAAAGACAACATAGACTTTTACAGCTATACCCGTGCCCTGAAGTCCATCAGGAGGGCCGATGTTGTTCTCTTTATGATAGATGCGATGCTGCCGGTGAGCCAGGTAGATAAAAAACTCGCTTATAGTATCAGTGAAGAGCATAAGCCGTGCATTCTGGTCGTGAACAAATGGGATCTGGCGGCGGATAAGGCTGAGGCAGAAGATTTTTCGGAGTATCTCAGCGAGGAACTCCCCGGTCTTCGGCATTGTCCGATCGCCTTTACAACTGCTAAGGACGGCAGAAACATACAGAGCACTCTTGACCTGGCGAGAGAACTGCATAAGCAGAGCACCATAAAGATACCTACACCGATGCTTAATAAGGCAATGGATGAAATCAAACAGATGCGTGTCGGCGGCAATAAAAAGAAAAAAGGCTTCCCTAAGATTTATTATGCAACACAGATCGCTACGCAGCCGATAACCGTTTTGGTCTTTGTGAATAATCCTGAGTATTTCGATGGGAATTATCAACGATTTATGCTAAACCGGCTCGGCGAGATGCTGCCATGCAGCGAAGTGCCTATTAAACTGATGTTTAAATCGCATCGCGCGCAAACCTCAAGGTGAACCGCAGTTTGAACATGACTGCCGCAAAGTGAGGGGAGTTTGTAATGCGAATTGCCTTTTTGGTTGATTTTCATGTGCGTTTTGTTGTGATTGTGTTCGCTTGCTTTTGTTTTGGGTTCAGTGCTTAGTCATTTTTTAGCCAAATCGCAGTAAAACAAAATAAACAGGCTTGAAAGAAACCGCAACATCATTAAAATCACTATATGCATTGTCTGTGCAGATTTGTAAGTTACTATCTCCATAATAAGGTAATCTATTAAAATGGAAACAAACGAAAAATTTCGTCAAATGATTTTGGCCAGAGCCAAAGACCTCCAAAAGCATATCGTGCTGCCCGAAGGTGATGACCCGCGAACAATTGCCGCCGCCGCTGAAGTTTCAAAAGCAGGCATGGCAGATTTAACTATCCTGGGATATTCCAAGTCGATTCGGGAGCAGCTCGAGTCAAAGGGCGCTGATATGTCCCGCATCAATATAGTTTGCCCGTCAGATTCGCCCGGTCTTAAAGATTATGCCGAGGCGTTCTATGAGCTGCGGAAGCACAAGGGTCTGACTCTTGAAAAGGCTTTTGATATGATCAAGGAGGTAAGTTACTTTGCTACCATGATGGTCAAGATGGATCATGCGGACGGGTTGGTTTCGGGTGCTGTACATTCTTCGGCTGACACGATTCGGCCTGCTTTGCAGATTATTAAGGCCGCCAAGGGTGTCAAAACTGTTTCGAGCATGTTTTTCATGTGCAGGGGAGAGGAGACTCTGCTGTTCGCCGACAGCGGGCTGAACCAGGAGCCGGATGCTGATCAGATAGCAGATATTACCCTCTCAACCGCTTACACCGCAAAGCAGTTTGGTATTATCCCCAAAATCGCAGTCGTCGGCTACTCTACTAAGGGTTCTGGCGTTGGTCCTCTGGCAGATAAGGTTCGTGCCGCGGCTAAGGCAGCCATAGCCAAGATGGAATCTGATTTTGACGGAGAATACTATATTGACGGCGAGCTTCAGTTTGATGCCGCCTATGTTCCCGAGGTTGCTGCCAAAAAGGCTCCCGAGAGCCCGCTGAAAGGCCGGGCCAACACATTTATATTTCCGGATTTAAATACTGGAAACACCTGTTATAAAATGGCAGAGCGCCTTGCCGGCATGAGTGCCTACGGGCCGATACTTCAGGGAATCGCAAAGCCGGTCAATGACCTTTCCCGCGGATGCAGCAGCGATGATATCGTAGCAACTATCGCAATTACGGCGATACAAAGTGTATAAGATAGCAATTTCAGTTTAAATAGAGATGGAATAAGATAGATGATAATTCTTGTAATCAATTGCGGATCAAGCAGTATTAAGTATCAGGTTTTTAAGATTGAGGGTGAAAACTATTCTCTGCTTGCTAAGGGTATTGCCGAGAGAATCGGGGAAGACGGCTCTTTTATAAAGCATACGAAAACCGGTGAAGAAACTCTTAAGATCGAAAAGCACCTGGCAGACCACAAAGAGACCATGCAGGCGATACAGCCACTGTTGACCGACCCTGTTCACGGCGTTATTAAGAGCATGAACGATATTAACGGTATCGGGCACAGGGTTGTTCAGGGCGGCGAGAAATTTACCGCTTCGACCATCATCAACGATGAGGTTCTTGATACCATCAAAGAAATGTCAAAGTTCGCACCGCTGCATAACCCGCATAACATCACCGGAATATTATCCTGCCAGCAGGTTCTGCCCGATATTCCAAATGTGGCAGTGTTTGATACCGCGATACATCAGACAATGCCTCCAAAGGCGTACATGTATGCTATTCCGCTCAAATATTACAAAGAGGGCGGTATCAGGCGTTACGGCTTCCACGGCACAAGCCACGGCTACGTTTCAAAGGAAGCCGCCAGGGTTCTGGGCAAGCCGCTTGATGAGTGTAAAATAATTACATGTCACATAGGCAACGGCGGTTCAATAACGGCTTTTGACCACGGCAAGGTTGTAGATACATCTATGGGCCTTACTCCGCTTGAAGGTATCGTCATGGGTACCAGGTGCGGCGATATTGATCCAGCGGCTGTTCTTTATCTGCAAGACCACTATGGCCTTACAGCAAAGCAGACAGATGATATTCTCAACAAGGAATCCGGGCTTAAAGGTCTTGTTGGAACCCCGGATATGCGTGATGTACTCAAGATGGCCAAGGCCGGCAATCAGGATGCCGTAAATGCTCTGGCTATTTACCGATACAGAATCCGGAAATATATAGGCGCTTATCTGGCTGCACTTAACGGGGCTGATGCCGTCGTCTTTACCGCAGGCGTCGGTGAAAATAACGACACACTTCGGTTTGACATACTCAGCAACATGGAATATTGCGGCATAAAGATTGATTCTGATAGAAACATTGCAGGCGAAACTGTTATTTCGTCTGATGATTCGAAAATAAAGATAATGGTTATCCCGACTAATGAGGAGCTCGTAATTGCACGGGATACTTACCGGATACTTTCAGAGGTTTAAAAGATAAACAGTAATCAGACAAAAGAGGTTTTATAAGCCTCTTTTTTTAATTTATGCGAGGTTTGTATGAGATTTCGGCAAATTCACTTGGATTTTCACACGAGCGGCGATATCCCGGGAATTGGTGAGTCATTCGACAAGAAACAATTTCAGCAGACGCTTAAGAATGCGCATGTAGATTCAATAACCTGTTTCTCTTCGTGTCACCACGGTTGGAGCTACCACCCTACAAAAGTTGGCAAAATGCATCCAAACCTTGATTTTGATCTGCTTGGCGCGCAGATAGAAGCCTGTAAAGAGGTTGATGTCAATGTGCCGGTATATCTGACCGCGGGGGTTAATAATGTTGCCGCGGATGCGCACCCGGAGTGGCGGGAAATCGGTGCTGACGGAAGTTATCTGGGCTGGACAAAAAGTATTTTTCAGGCGGGTTTTAAAAATATGTGTTTCAACTCGCCCTATCTTGAGTATCTCTGTGACATGATAGCCGAGGTTGTAGATCGCTATCCTAATTGTGACGGCATATTTCTGGATATAATATTTCAGTCAAAATGCTGCTGTAAATACTGCCTTGAAGTTATGGGTGAAAACGGGCTTGATCCGGCAAATGAAAATGATTTAGCCCTTTGTGCAGACATGGCATTGGAGCGGTATTACAGGATGACCACCGAAACCG
Proteins encoded:
- the zwf gene encoding glucose-6-phosphate dehydrogenase, encoding MNTKGFIFIIFGATGDLSKRKLIPAIYNLLKHGKLEKFHVFGISRRPYSGEKMVDTALEFIEKLDPEPDPGLIKRLKENTTYFSANFTHEQEFAQLKNAIDKLDKTAVYDRIFYLATGSNHFDVISGNLIKTEIAQQKNCKTKVVFEKPFGRDEKSSKKLNDVISETFTEEQTYRIDHYLGKEIVGTISVLRFTNRIFEPIWNNAHIESIQIKLDENIGISERGAYYDTYGAVRDMVQNHMIQLLALLTMEIPDSITGKGLRDRKAQVIKDMVVRDALLGQYRGYKQEKDIPQDSKTDTFAALNLEILNSRWAGVPVFLRTGKFLSKKESKITVKFKKVKCLFDDDYSTEGNILEIRIFPDEGISLYVNTKTPGEKRATQVKLDFCYTCLFGENTPEGYENLLNDVINGDQTTFTRFDELQNAWKVVDPIERIKIYPYEKGSDGPEEMALFNERNNLKWS
- a CDS encoding MBL fold metallo-hydrolase, with the translated sequence MSLYFQSILSSSSGNCLALWSETTRLLIDCGFSSMKKTREAITGVYGDPYNAHAVLVTHMHGDHISYYPLRALENCGIPVHVHSDCIEQLKTRHFREYGFANLVISPFEFKSFEVGDFQVTPFEVAHNPAFRTCGFIIRHGDKKIVVATDFNEWQSIFGHFIDADFIFVESNHDLELLRKYYNPNSIYHLPNPSAAEFLLNLSIHNKKQPDKIMFGHLSSQRNRCDIALRETCMTFDSAGRKMDFELVAAPLRFPGDVISI
- a CDS encoding ISAs1 family transposase; this translates as MKKEQNQRRLMDYFSTIEDPRVERTRKHELSDILSIAICAIICGADGWTQVEEFAQCKEEWFKSFLSLPNGIPSHDTFGRVFSSLKPDSFEQCFLEWVNALAQKSEGRLIAIDGKTMRRSVDYASEKAAVHMVNAWCDTNKMVIGQIATETKSNEITAIPKLLELIDLDGAVVTTDAMGCQKEIANAVIENDGDYILQLKANQTGLHKNAVTLFDECIDDNVYNIQYTVASETDGGHGRVEERTLRAVSNVGFLNSEKKNWVGLKSLICVEAKRSIGDETSVEKRYYISSLTCKNPPNLLKYIRGHWGVENSLHWCLDISFADDERRIRKGYGAENFARLSRIALNLLKQQTKHKVGIKTRRLCCGWNEQYLYRVLTQQNKGL
- the der gene encoding ribosome biogenesis GTPase Der, translated to MALPSVAIVGRPNVGKSSLLNALAGSMISIVEPTAGVTRDRISVPVRHGERYLELIDTGGYGIVDSDKLEDQIEIQINQAINHADLILFIVDINDGITPLDKTIAGLLRKSDSNVILVANKADSARLFPRAGEFTKLGFGDALCISALNHLNKKDLMDLVFDRLEGHDFQKPEEPVMKIALVGKRNAGKSSFINAIVGQQRVIVSEVAGTTRDAVDVRFERDGQSFVAIDTAGLRKKKVLSKDNIDFYSYTRALKSIRRADVVLFMIDAMLPVSQVDKKLAYSISEEHKPCILVVNKWDLAADKAEAEDFSEYLSEELPGLRHCPIAFTTAKDGRNIQSTLDLARELHKQSTIKIPTPMLNKAMDEIKQMRVGGNKKKKGFPKIYYATQIATQPITVLVFVNNPEYFDGNYQRFMLNRLGEMLPCSEVPIKLMFKSHRAQTSR
- the pta gene encoding phosphate acetyltransferase, which gives rise to METNEKFRQMILARAKDLQKHIVLPEGDDPRTIAAAAEVSKAGMADLTILGYSKSIREQLESKGADMSRINIVCPSDSPGLKDYAEAFYELRKHKGLTLEKAFDMIKEVSYFATMMVKMDHADGLVSGAVHSSADTIRPALQIIKAAKGVKTVSSMFFMCRGEETLLFADSGLNQEPDADQIADITLSTAYTAKQFGIIPKIAVVGYSTKGSGVGPLADKVRAAAKAAIAKMESDFDGEYYIDGELQFDAAYVPEVAAKKAPESPLKGRANTFIFPDLNTGNTCYKMAERLAGMSAYGPILQGIAKPVNDLSRGCSSDDIVATIAITAIQSV
- a CDS encoding acetate/propionate family kinase, with product MIILVINCGSSSIKYQVFKIEGENYSLLAKGIAERIGEDGSFIKHTKTGEETLKIEKHLADHKETMQAIQPLLTDPVHGVIKSMNDINGIGHRVVQGGEKFTASTIINDEVLDTIKEMSKFAPLHNPHNITGILSCQQVLPDIPNVAVFDTAIHQTMPPKAYMYAIPLKYYKEGGIRRYGFHGTSHGYVSKEAARVLGKPLDECKIITCHIGNGGSITAFDHGKVVDTSMGLTPLEGIVMGTRCGDIDPAAVLYLQDHYGLTAKQTDDILNKESGLKGLVGTPDMRDVLKMAKAGNQDAVNALAIYRYRIRKYIGAYLAALNGADAVVFTAGVGENNDTLRFDILSNMEYCGIKIDSDRNIAGETVISSDDSKIKIMVIPTNEELVIARDTYRILSEV